From Triticum aestivum cultivar Chinese Spring chromosome 4A, IWGSC CS RefSeq v2.1, whole genome shotgun sequence, a single genomic window includes:
- the LOC123082207 gene encoding sphinganine C4-monooxygenase 1 — translation MEMPRVSEETVAAVVPIAVYWAYAGVHTALGHSRLMDKYRLNTKDEEDRKNMVSKRAVILNVLMQHLMQLAALAVLAMVTGGRGATASKAAGGSRAEAYLTAAARIAVAVLVFDAYRYAWHRLAHINRFIYRHLHSWHHRIVVPYAFGAIYGHPIEVLIADTAGASLAVLVTGLSPHSPRATAVFLTLCTVKAIDNHCGVCLLPRRLQSVWNGAAYHGVHHMPRGVRYNFSDLFFVTWDHVFGTHMPYAVEERPGGDGLVLKPLPPTKATN, via the exons ATGGAGATGCCGAGGGTCTCTGAGGAAACCGTGGCCGCCGTCGTGCCCATCGCCGTGTACTGGGCCTACGCCGGCGTGCACACGGCGCTGGGGCATTCGCGGCTCATGGACAAGTACAGGCTCAACACCAAGGACGAGGAGGACCGCAAGAACATGGTGTCCAAGCGCGCCGTCATCCTCAACGTCCTCATGCAGCACCTCATgcagctcgccgccctcgccgtgcTCGCCATG GTtacgggaggaagaggagcgacggCGTCCAAGGCCGCTGGCGGCTCACGGGCGGAGGCGTACCTGACGGCGGCGGCCCGGATCGCGGTGGCTGTGCTGGTGTTCGACGCGTACCGGTACGCGTGGCACCGGCTGGCGCACATCAACCGGTTCATTTACCGGCACCTCCACTCGTGGCACCACCGCATCGTGGTGCCCTACGCGTTCGGCGCCATCTACGGCCACCCGATCGAGGTCCTCATCGCCGACACGGCCGGCGCCTCGCTCGCCGTCCTCGTCACCGGCCTGTCGCCGCATTCGCCGCGCGCCACGGCCGTCTTCCTCACCCTCTGCACCGTGAAGGCCATCGACAACCACTGCGGCGTGTGCCTGCTGCCGCGCCGCCTGCAGTCCGTCTGGAACGGCGCCGCGTACCACGGCGTGCACCACATGCCGCGCGGCGTCCGGTACAACTTCTCCGACCTCTTCTTCGTGACGTGGGACCATGTGTTCGGGACACACATGCCCTACGCCGTCGAGGAGAGGCCGGGCGGCGACGGCCTCGTGCTCAAGCCCCTGCCGCCTACCAAGGCAACTAATTAG